A genome region from uncultured Campylobacter sp. includes the following:
- the uvrA gene encoding excinuclease ABC subunit UvrA, whose protein sequence is MNDLITITGAREHNLKNINLQIPKDKLVVFTGLSGSGKSTLAFDTLYAEGQRRYVESLSSYARQFLDRVGKPDVDKIDGLTPAIAIDQKTTSKNPRSTVGTITEIYDYLRLLYARVGVQHCHKCGKPISKMSSSDIIAEIMKLPRGAKVILGAPLVREKKGSFADMLQSLREQGYVRAQIDGVLVRLDEEIELSKTKKHSIKVIIDRTIIDEENSIRIASDVEKALKLSFGELEVEIANAAELGLAQSLIHYSEHMACFDCKISFKPLEPLAFSFNSPKGACESCDGLGIKFSLDLGKIINESASIEGGAIKVMSGFNKSYYYKFLLGFCEANGINVKIPYASLSEEQKKLILYGSVKEIDFYWKKHKLVRKFEGAIKYAYDLLKNESDLDDYMSEKICPDCDGLRLRPESLAVKVAGKGIGDVINMSIADCVEFFSDEKRFSNLSEKDAQIAAPILKEINERLFFLKDVGLGYLTLGRDARTISGGEAQRIRIASQIGSGLSGVMYVLDEPSIGLHERDTQKLIKTLRSLQEKGNSVIVVEHDKKTIEAADFVVDIGPGAGNLGGEVVFAGDVAHLLKSNTQTALYLNNQKEINYQKHRKQELWLSIKNVNINNIHGLCAKFPLRNLVGITGVSGSGKSSLVLQTILPTALEELNRAKKVHAVKGAKISGLESLDKVIYLDQTPIGRTPRSNPATYTGVMDEIRALFAATKEAQLRGYKIGRFSFNVKGGRCEKCAGEGEITIEMHFLPDISVVCDVCHGTRYNAQTLEILYKNKSIADVLAMSIDEALEFFKAVPKIYQKIKTLADVGLGYVSLGQPATTLSGGEAQRVKLAKELSRTDTGNTLYILDEPTTGLHFADVDRLVAVLHHLVDLGNSVFVIEHNLDVIKNCDYIIDMGPEGGEGGGQIVACGTPEKLAKDFKKTGSYTGEFLAQELAAMKSASKNKRG, encoded by the coding sequence ATGAACGATCTCATCACCATCACGGGCGCGCGCGAGCACAATCTGAAAAATATAAATTTGCAAATTCCAAAGGATAAACTCGTCGTTTTTACCGGTCTTAGCGGCAGCGGCAAGAGCACGCTGGCGTTTGATACGCTATATGCCGAGGGGCAGCGCAGATACGTCGAGAGCCTAAGCAGCTACGCGAGGCAGTTTTTAGACCGCGTAGGCAAGCCCGACGTCGATAAGATCGACGGTCTGACGCCTGCGATCGCGATCGATCAAAAAACGACGTCGAAAAACCCGCGCTCGACGGTGGGTACGATCACCGAAATTTACGACTATCTGCGCCTCTTATATGCGCGCGTGGGGGTGCAGCACTGCCATAAATGCGGCAAGCCGATCTCAAAGATGAGCTCCAGCGACATCATCGCCGAGATTATGAAGCTGCCACGCGGCGCGAAGGTGATCTTGGGAGCGCCCTTGGTGCGCGAGAAAAAGGGCAGCTTCGCCGATATGCTACAGAGCCTACGCGAGCAGGGCTACGTGCGCGCTCAGATCGACGGCGTACTGGTGCGGCTGGACGAGGAGATCGAGCTGAGCAAGACGAAAAAGCACTCGATCAAGGTCATCATCGACCGCACGATCATAGACGAGGAAAATTCCATCCGTATCGCAAGCGACGTCGAAAAGGCGCTCAAGCTTAGCTTCGGCGAGCTTGAGGTGGAGATCGCAAACGCCGCCGAGCTTGGGCTTGCGCAGAGCCTGATCCACTACAGCGAGCATATGGCGTGCTTTGATTGTAAAATTTCATTCAAGCCACTCGAGCCGCTTGCGTTTAGCTTCAACTCCCCAAAGGGCGCATGCGAGAGCTGCGACGGGCTGGGGATAAAATTTAGCCTCGATCTGGGCAAGATCATCAACGAAAGCGCCTCGATAGAGGGCGGCGCGATCAAAGTGATGTCGGGCTTTAACAAGAGCTATTATTATAAATTTCTACTTGGATTTTGCGAAGCAAACGGCATAAACGTCAAAATACCGTATGCAAGCTTAAGCGAGGAGCAAAAAAAGCTGATCCTCTACGGCAGCGTCAAAGAGATCGATTTTTACTGGAAAAAACATAAGCTCGTGCGAAAATTTGAGGGCGCGATCAAATACGCCTACGACCTGCTCAAAAACGAAAGCGATCTGGACGATTATATGAGCGAAAAAATCTGCCCCGACTGCGACGGACTGCGCCTGCGCCCCGAAAGCCTAGCCGTAAAGGTCGCGGGAAAAGGCATCGGCGACGTGATAAATATGAGCATCGCAGACTGCGTGGAATTTTTCAGCGACGAGAAGCGGTTTTCAAATTTAAGCGAAAAGGACGCGCAGATCGCAGCGCCGATCCTAAAAGAGATCAACGAGAGGCTATTTTTCTTAAAGGACGTGGGGCTTGGATACCTCACGCTTGGGCGAGATGCGCGCACCATCAGCGGCGGTGAGGCACAGCGTATCCGTATCGCAAGCCAGATCGGCTCTGGTCTTAGCGGCGTGATGTACGTGCTCGATGAGCCTAGCATCGGGCTTCACGAGCGCGATACGCAAAAGCTCATCAAGACGCTGCGAAGCTTGCAAGAAAAGGGAAATTCCGTAATCGTCGTCGAGCACGATAAAAAGACGATCGAGGCGGCGGACTTCGTCGTAGATATCGGCCCGGGGGCGGGCAATCTAGGCGGCGAGGTCGTATTCGCAGGAGACGTCGCGCATCTGCTTAAAAGCAATACGCAAACCGCGCTGTATCTAAATAACCAAAAGGAGATAAACTACCAAAAGCACCGCAAACAGGAGCTTTGGCTAAGTATCAAAAACGTAAATATCAATAATATCCACGGCCTTTGCGCAAAATTTCCGCTACGAAATTTAGTCGGCATCACGGGCGTTAGCGGCAGCGGCAAGAGCTCTTTAGTGCTGCAAACCATCCTGCCGACGGCGCTTGAGGAGCTAAATCGCGCCAAAAAGGTGCACGCGGTAAAGGGCGCTAAAATTTCGGGGCTTGAGAGCCTAGATAAAGTGATCTATCTGGATCAAACCCCGATCGGACGCACCCCGCGCAGCAATCCCGCGACCTACACGGGGGTGATGGACGAGATCCGCGCGCTTTTTGCCGCGACGAAAGAAGCGCAGCTGCGCGGATACAAGATCGGCCGCTTTAGCTTCAACGTCAAGGGCGGGCGCTGCGAAAAATGCGCGGGCGAGGGCGAGATCACGATCGAGATGCACTTTCTGCCCGATATCAGCGTCGTTTGCGACGTTTGCCACGGCACGAGATACAACGCGCAGACGCTTGAAATTTTATACAAAAACAAAAGCATAGCCGACGTTTTGGCGATGAGTATCGACGAGGCGCTCGAGTTTTTCAAAGCCGTGCCTAAAATTTATCAAAAGATAAAGACGCTTGCGGACGTCGGGCTCGGCTACGTTTCGCTAGGCCAACCCGCCACGACGCTTAGCGGCGGCGAGGCTCAGCGCGTCAAGCTCGCCAAGGAGCTAAGCCGCACCGACACGGGCAACACGCTGTATATCCTGGACGAGCCCACGACGGGACTTCATTTTGCAGACGTAGATCGCTTGGTGGCGGTACTACATCATTTGGTCGATCTGGGAAATTCCGTCTTCGTAATCGAGCACAATCTGGACGTCATCAAAAACTGCGATTACATCATCGATATGGGGCCCGAAGGCGGCGAGGGCGGCGGACAGATCGTCGCTTGCGGCACCCCAGAAAAGCTCGCGAAGGATTTTAAAAAGACAGGTAGCTACACGGGGGAATTTTTGGCACAGGAGCTAGCGGCGATGAAGAGCGCAAGCAAAAATAAGCGAGGTTAA
- a CDS encoding SDR family oxidoreductase: MKALITGASGGIGSAVAELLRQNGYEILTLVSRFEDTDALAKECRALAAAQGIDALILCAGTAKFAPLEAMSESEILKILNVNLAANIIITRTLLPNLKRNRAHIIGISSIEALRSSRFSAVYSASKAGLRAFLLCLFEEARKQIRVSCINPDVTKTPFYEDLSFEPADDEASFVDAEEIANFTLQILRTKSNVSEFTIRPQIVNLRKKSKFYREGGELEN; this comes from the coding sequence ATGAAAGCATTGATCACGGGCGCAAGCGGCGGTATCGGCAGCGCGGTCGCGGAGCTTTTGCGGCAAAACGGCTATGAAATTTTAACGCTGGTCTCGCGCTTTGAGGATACAGACGCGCTAGCGAAGGAGTGCCGCGCGCTGGCTGCGGCGCAGGGTATCGACGCGCTGATTTTATGCGCGGGTACGGCGAAATTTGCGCCGCTTGAAGCGATGAGCGAGAGCGAAATTTTAAAAATTTTAAACGTAAATCTTGCCGCAAACATCATCATCACGCGCACGCTTTTGCCAAATTTAAAGCGCAACCGCGCCCATATCATCGGCATTAGCTCGATCGAGGCGCTGCGATCTAGCCGCTTTAGCGCGGTTTATAGCGCAAGCAAGGCGGGGCTGCGGGCGTTTCTGCTCTGCCTTTTCGAGGAGGCGCGCAAGCAGATCAGAGTAAGCTGCATCAATCCCGACGTCACCAAAACGCCGTTTTACGAAGATTTGAGCTTCGAGCCCGCAGATGATGAGGCTAGCTTCGTGGATGCGGAGGAGATCGCAAATTTTACGCTGCAAATTCTGCGCACGAAATCCAACGTGAGCGAGTTTACGATCCGCCCGCAAATCGTAAATCTGCGAAAAAAATCAAAATTTTATCGCGAAGGAGGCGAGCTTGAAAACTAG
- a CDS encoding VOC family protein: MKITKIDHFVLVTDDLQKCVEFYEGILGLEHVCEGGKHSLRFGSSKINIHTRAGEFAPFAARPSAGSADFCLIYEGQSAPQLKTELESKGAQIELGIVPRMGARGAMQSIYLRDPDGNLVELGVYESGED, encoded by the coding sequence ATGAAAATCACGAAGATCGATCACTTCGTCCTAGTTACGGACGATCTGCAAAAATGCGTGGAATTTTACGAAGGAATTTTAGGGCTAGAGCATGTTTGCGAGGGCGGCAAACACAGCCTGCGTTTCGGCTCCTCAAAGATCAATATCCACACCCGCGCGGGCGAGTTTGCGCCGTTTGCGGCACGTCCTAGCGCAGGCTCGGCGGACTTTTGCCTCATCTACGAAGGGCAAAGCGCGCCGCAGCTCAAAACGGAGCTTGAAAGCAAAGGGGCACAAATAGAGCTTGGCATCGTGCCTCGAATGGGCGCGCGCGGCGCTATGCAAAGTATCTATCTGCGCGATCCTGACGGCAATCTCGTAGAGCTCGGCGTATATGAAAGCGGCGAAGATTAG
- a CDS encoding glucose-6-phosphate isomerase gives MVKNELFFPPAKEGALEEVAAKIRAEYESGEIGYYRLPQQGADEIARAQEFFSARSYDEIVLLGIGGSSVGVRALYEMLRPRVRKNLRFEILDNLDGHSVNRALEGLNFARTIFIVSSKSGSTIETISLFKVVLQRFGISDLKTIAKNFIFITDAGSPLDVFAREHGACVINMPANVGGRFSVLSAVGLVPAVGLGLDASAMLRGAAAAKERYLDEILAGDPAKIAENKILRKAHHYATHKSAKINVLFSYGDALRALGEWYVQLWAESLGKKIGFSREGLTPVGLVGSRDQHSFLQLIMDGVKDKTVTFLKLTDNGTTDAVPSISLQGLEGCDFVNGMRLDEVLNLQCDATLQAVLNEGISVDLIEVSRLCEQSVGELFYYFELLTSATGAILGVSTYDQPGVEVGKRILKSLVLKLRD, from the coding sequence ATGGTAAAAAATGAGCTGTTTTTCCCGCCGGCAAAAGAGGGCGCGCTAGAAGAGGTAGCGGCAAAGATCCGCGCCGAATACGAAAGCGGCGAGATAGGCTACTACCGCCTGCCGCAGCAAGGCGCAGACGAAATAGCGCGGGCGCAGGAATTTTTTAGCGCACGAAGCTACGACGAGATCGTGCTTTTGGGCATCGGTGGCTCCAGCGTGGGCGTGCGGGCGCTTTATGAGATGCTGCGTCCGCGCGTAAGAAAGAATTTGCGCTTTGAAATTTTGGATAATCTCGACGGGCACAGTGTAAACCGCGCGCTTGAAGGGTTAAATTTCGCTCGCACGATTTTCATAGTATCCTCCAAATCGGGCAGCACGATCGAGACAATCTCGCTTTTTAAGGTCGTTTTGCAGCGTTTTGGAATTTCAGATTTAAAGACGATAGCGAAAAATTTTATCTTTATCACCGATGCAGGCTCGCCGCTGGATGTCTTTGCGCGTGAGCACGGCGCCTGCGTGATAAATATGCCCGCTAACGTAGGCGGCCGTTTTAGCGTGTTAAGTGCAGTAGGGCTAGTGCCCGCAGTTGGGCTAGGCCTTGATGCAAGCGCGATGCTACGCGGAGCTGCCGCCGCAAAAGAGCGGTATCTAGATGAAATTTTAGCAGGCGATCCCGCTAAAATCGCGGAGAATAAAATTCTACGAAAAGCCCATCACTACGCCACGCACAAAAGTGCGAAAATCAACGTCCTTTTTAGCTATGGCGACGCGCTGCGCGCATTGGGTGAGTGGTATGTGCAGCTCTGGGCGGAAAGCCTAGGTAAAAAGATCGGCTTTAGCCGCGAGGGGCTTACTCCTGTTGGGCTTGTAGGCTCGCGCGATCAGCACAGCTTCCTTCAGCTCATAATGGACGGTGTAAAGGATAAGACCGTGACTTTCTTAAAGCTCACGGACAACGGCACTACGGACGCGGTGCCTAGTATCAGTCTGCAAGGTCTTGAGGGCTGCGACTTCGTAAACGGCATGCGACTGGATGAGGTGCTAAATCTTCAGTGCGATGCTACGCTGCAAGCCGTGCTAAACGAGGGTATCAGCGTCGATCTAATCGAGGTTTCGCGGCTTTGTGAACAGAGCGTGGGCGAGCTATTTTACTACTTCGAGCTGCTAACCAGCGCCACCGGAGCGATACTGGGCGTCAGCACTTACGATCAGCCGGGCGTCGAGGTAGGCAAGAGAATTTTAAAATCGCTAGTTTTGAAATTGCGAGATTAG
- the galU gene encoding UTP--glucose-1-phosphate uridylyltransferase GalU, with protein MIQTCLFPAAGYGTRFLPATKSLPKEMLPILTKPLIHYGVDEALEAGMDNMAFVTGRGKRALEDYFDRSYELEDQISGSSKEYLLDEIRALMKRCTFSFTRQEQMKGLGNAIYTGKILIRDEPFGVVLADDLCVNENGEGVLAQMVKIYEKYRCSVVAVMEVPPQDVNKYGIIAGKSISDDLIMVSDMIEKPEPSEAPSSLAIIGRYILTPNIFDLIEQTAPGKNGEVQITDALLKQAQNGVVIAYKFKGTRFDCGSVKGYVDAIKYFYEREFGDGKK; from the coding sequence ATGATCCAGACTTGTTTATTTCCCGCGGCGGGCTACGGCACGCGCTTTTTGCCCGCGACCAAATCGCTACCAAAAGAGATGCTTCCGATCCTTACCAAACCGCTCATTCACTACGGCGTGGACGAGGCGCTGGAAGCGGGCATGGACAATATGGCGTTCGTCACGGGTCGCGGCAAGCGCGCTCTGGAGGATTATTTCGACCGCAGCTACGAGCTGGAGGATCAAATTTCAGGCAGCAGCAAGGAGTATCTGCTCGACGAGATCAGAGCGCTTATGAAGCGCTGCACCTTCTCTTTTACGCGCCAAGAGCAGATGAAGGGGCTTGGTAACGCAATTTATACGGGTAAAATTTTAATCCGCGACGAGCCTTTCGGTGTGGTGCTTGCAGACGATCTGTGCGTGAACGAAAACGGCGAGGGCGTGCTTGCGCAGATGGTTAAAATTTACGAAAAATACCGCTGCAGTGTCGTTGCAGTAATGGAGGTGCCGCCGCAGGACGTAAATAAATACGGCATCATCGCGGGAAAGAGCATCAGCGACGATCTGATAATGGTCTCGGATATGATCGAAAAGCCTGAACCTAGCGAGGCTCCGTCGAGCTTAGCCATCATCGGGCGCTACATCCTAACGCCTAATATTTTCGATCTCATCGAGCAGACGGCGCCGGGCAAAAACGGCGAGGTGCAGATCACCGACGCGCTTTTGAAGCAGGCTCAAAACGGCGTGGTGATCGCGTATAAATTTAAAGGCACTCGCTTCGACTGCGGCTCAGTAAAAGGCTACGTGGACGCGATCAAATATTTCTACGAGCGAGAATTCGGCGATGGTAAAAAATGA
- a CDS encoding YigZ family protein yields MKTIEKEISAAQEIKKSSFIAYLAPLASFETLRVQLWQQHPKARHIVWAYRALNEPGQIVENSSDDGEPKSTAGAPCLNALRGAELINAAVLVVRYFGGIKLGTGGLVRAYASSANAAIDAAADAAELVEFVLRKKCIFFVPFAAVAKFEHFLKKSGFVYEASFGASGAEFSAEFSAEEFEKFKGFADALAPALKMLHEPKF; encoded by the coding sequence TTGAAAACGATTGAAAAAGAGATCAGCGCCGCGCAGGAGATCAAAAAATCAAGCTTCATCGCCTATCTAGCGCCGCTAGCAAGCTTTGAGACGCTGCGTGTGCAGTTGTGGCAGCAGCATCCTAAAGCGCGCCATATCGTCTGGGCGTATCGCGCGCTGAACGAGCCCGGGCAGATCGTAGAAAACTCAAGCGACGACGGTGAGCCCAAATCGACTGCGGGCGCGCCGTGTCTAAACGCGCTTCGCGGCGCCGAGCTAATTAACGCCGCGGTGCTCGTGGTGCGCTACTTCGGCGGCATCAAGCTAGGCACTGGCGGGCTAGTGCGCGCATACGCTAGTAGCGCAAATGCTGCGATAGACGCTGCTGCGGACGCCGCAGAGCTAGTAGAATTCGTGCTGCGTAAGAAGTGCATATTTTTCGTGCCGTTTGCGGCGGTGGCTAAATTTGAACATTTTTTAAAAAAATCGGGTTTTGTTTATGAAGCAAGCTTTGGTGCTTCTGGAGCGGAGTTTAGCGCGGAGTTTAGCGCGGAGGAATTTGAAAAATTTAAAGGCTTTGCAGATGCTCTCGCGCCGGCTCTTAAAATGCTGCACGAGCCGAAATTTTAA
- a CDS encoding MFS transporter gives MKSVWVMILCAAAILMITMGIRMSLGLFVQPIMQANSLSIAQVSFAMATTQLVWGFSQPLSGILADKLGAYVVLFWGSVLLAISCALVPLFSSESSLVLTMGFGLALGLGAGSFPILMSLMAKRLPFSIRSVASGVLNAGGSFGQFLFAPMIGFCIATPALGYGGAFFMLAGLSLLILPLARLLAGGKILFGEQTSLHEEDKRSLGEVLRLALRDKSYILINLSFATCGFHVAFLVTHLPSEVALSGHGAQVASFSLALIGIANIVGSLFVGWCVSKVRCKVILFCIYALRIALIGAYVLSPKDSLTFYIFSVGLGFTWLATVPPTAAAVGKLLGTRYLASLFGFTMLSHQIGGFFGAYIGGLAVRAYGAYDYMWYLDMTLAAIAALLSLPVREAKMKHVKF, from the coding sequence ATGAAATCAGTTTGGGTAATGATCCTATGCGCCGCGGCGATTTTGATGATTACGATGGGCATTCGTATGTCATTAGGTCTTTTCGTACAGCCCATAATGCAAGCAAATTCCCTATCCATCGCGCAAGTAAGCTTTGCGATGGCAACTACGCAGCTGGTATGGGGCTTTTCGCAACCGCTTAGCGGGATACTTGCAGACAAGCTCGGTGCCTACGTCGTGCTATTTTGGGGCAGCGTGCTTTTGGCGATTAGTTGCGCTCTTGTGCCGTTATTTAGTAGCGAAAGCTCGCTTGTATTAACGATGGGTTTTGGGCTTGCGCTGGGGCTTGGCGCGGGTAGTTTTCCGATTCTAATGAGCCTAATGGCAAAGCGCCTGCCATTTTCTATCCGCTCGGTTGCTAGCGGAGTGTTAAATGCAGGCGGCTCGTTCGGGCAGTTTTTATTTGCGCCGATGATTGGGTTTTGTATCGCAACGCCTGCTTTGGGATACGGCGGCGCATTTTTTATGCTCGCAGGGCTTAGCTTGCTAATTCTGCCGCTTGCGAGGCTTTTAGCAGGCGGCAAAATTCTATTTGGCGAGCAAACCAGCCTGCATGAAGAAGATAAGCGCAGCTTAGGCGAAGTTCTGCGTTTGGCACTGCGCGATAAAAGCTATATTTTGATAAATTTAAGCTTTGCTACGTGCGGTTTTCACGTAGCGTTTTTAGTGACGCATCTGCCTAGTGAAGTAGCACTAAGCGGGCATGGCGCGCAGGTAGCGTCCTTTTCGCTAGCACTGATTGGTATCGCTAACATCGTAGGTAGCTTATTCGTAGGTTGGTGTGTTTCCAAAGTGCGCTGTAAAGTCATTTTATTTTGCATATATGCCCTGCGTATCGCTCTTATTGGTGCTTATGTGCTCTCGCCCAAAGATAGCCTTACATTTTATATCTTCAGCGTGGGATTAGGATTTACCTGGCTAGCGACCGTACCGCCTACTGCAGCTGCCGTAGGTAAGCTATTAGGGACGCGATATTTAGCAAGCCTATTTGGATTTACGATGCTTTCGCATCAAATCGGCGGATTTTTTGGCGCATATATCGGGGGTCTTGCGGTACGGGCATACGGCGCGTATGATTATATGTGGTATTTGGATATGACGCTAGCGGCTATTGCAGCTCTGCTAAGCCTGCCTGTGCGTGAAGCCAAGATGAAGCACGTGAAATTTTAA
- a CDS encoding HIT family protein — protein sequence MIYEDEMIYVEREEHEVPWVKVFTKAKFKELSDCDEATLAHLWRAVLQCEKSLREFYAPDKINIASFANYVPRVHFHIQARFKNDSFFPESVWGKKMRNGKLDLPEFSEFAEVLAANLKMEFR from the coding sequence ATGATTTACGAAGACGAGATGATTTACGTGGAGCGCGAGGAGCACGAAGTGCCGTGGGTGAAGGTCTTTACGAAGGCTAAATTTAAAGAGCTTAGCGACTGCGACGAGGCGACGTTGGCGCATCTGTGGCGCGCCGTGCTTCAGTGCGAAAAGAGCCTGCGGGAGTTTTACGCGCCCGATAAGATCAACATCGCAAGCTTCGCCAACTACGTGCCGCGCGTGCATTTTCACATCCAGGCGCGCTTTAAAAACGACAGCTTTTTCCCGGAGTCCGTCTGGGGAAAAAAGATGCGCAACGGCAAGCTCGATCTGCCGGAATTTAGCGAATTCGCAGAGGTTTTAGCAGCAAATTTAAAGATGGAATTCAGATGA
- a CDS encoding cache domain-containing protein — protein MIGSRSKKYLSLFALACCVATFAFYLRFKSEENEIKIKQQFDFSASLFEKIVDEEKLNAFAISLILSQNSDVVRCFESGKHGECMDVTKKYKDILSAVPFYTGVKIHFHTQNTRSLARSWSDEFYNDDLSSFRHSLLQIRQSLLPKALVEMGRCGVFMRGISPVFSDGKFIGSAEIMLDFEHVIAQINRMGNDIFILVDKRFETDCFYDKIGVIKDFIVVNSAPDYDVLSILATLDFGAQSFIKKDGHYFYVRAFSDENGTKLGYIVLHREG, from the coding sequence ATGATAGGCTCGCGCTCAAAAAAATACCTAAGCCTTTTCGCGCTTGCTTGTTGCGTTGCCACCTTTGCGTTTTATCTGCGCTTTAAAAGCGAGGAAAACGAGATAAAAATCAAGCAGCAGTTCGATTTTAGCGCGAGTCTTTTTGAAAAGATCGTGGACGAAGAGAAGCTAAACGCCTTTGCGATCTCGCTGATTTTATCGCAAAACAGCGACGTGGTGCGCTGCTTCGAGAGCGGCAAACACGGCGAGTGCATGGACGTGACGAAAAAATACAAAGATATCTTAAGCGCGGTGCCCTTCTATACGGGCGTGAAGATACATTTTCATACGCAAAACACCAGAAGCCTGGCTAGGAGCTGGAGCGACGAATTTTACAACGACGATCTGAGCTCCTTTCGCCATTCGCTTTTGCAGATCCGTCAGAGCTTGCTTCCAAAAGCGCTTGTGGAGATGGGGCGGTGCGGGGTTTTCATGCGCGGAATTTCGCCCGTTTTTAGCGATGGTAAATTTATCGGAAGCGCCGAGATAATGCTCGATTTCGAGCACGTTATCGCGCAGATCAACCGCATGGGAAACGATATTTTTATCCTCGTAGATAAGAGGTTCGAGACCGACTGCTTCTACGATAAAATAGGCGTTATCAAGGATTTTATCGTCGTAAATAGCGCGCCGGATTACGACGTTTTGTCGATTTTGGCGACGCTTGATTTTGGGGCGCAGAGCTTTATCAAAAAGGACGGGCATTATTTTTACGTGAGGGCGTTTTCGGACGAAAACGGCACGAAGCTGGGCTATATAGTTCTGCACCGCGAAGGCTAG
- a CDS encoding HAMP domain-containing sensor histidine kinase gives MLKGFKFTLFSAIFIIGAFISESLYIIYLNSKIEESADVAELIQKSGEALAGAYPDLKDELIYDYAILNANGEILRSNLSVQPPDFAFITLKFGGRVFFKRHFLHEGKLYFFVISKKISYAKIEFIAISTIFITIFVALIIALFNYKIIKNFYAQQSNLIKAFFNDAMHELKTPLGVALINTEMLGLRDKHTARIKSALKQMIITYEDVEYFIKSGKTSFKSRRIDISEFLSARINFIYLVAKSKNISLQSRIAPDVSVFMDETSLMRLIDNTLSNAIKYSRPGGKVIIALEKGVNIAVFSVQDFGIGIKDTSAIWDRYSRENAALGGFGLGLNIIDKICKRYGIAKSVSSKLGEGSTFCYKIPLFKQKLLD, from the coding sequence ATGCTTAAAGGGTTTAAATTTACGCTTTTTAGCGCGATTTTCATCATCGGCGCCTTTATAAGCGAGAGCCTTTATATCATCTATTTAAACTCCAAAATCGAGGAGAGCGCCGACGTCGCCGAGCTGATACAAAAAAGTGGCGAAGCTCTAGCCGGCGCGTATCCCGATCTAAAAGACGAGCTCATCTACGACTACGCGATCCTAAACGCAAACGGCGAAATTTTAAGATCAAACCTAAGCGTGCAGCCGCCCGATTTTGCGTTTATTACGCTGAAATTCGGCGGGCGAGTGTTTTTCAAACGCCATTTTCTTCATGAGGGCAAGCTATATTTTTTCGTCATCTCAAAAAAGATAAGCTACGCCAAGATAGAATTTATCGCGATCTCTACGATCTTTATCACGATTTTCGTAGCGCTCATCATCGCGCTGTTTAACTACAAAATCATTAAAAATTTCTACGCGCAGCAAAGCAACCTCATCAAGGCGTTTTTCAACGACGCGATGCATGAGCTAAAGACCCCTCTGGGCGTCGCGCTCATTAATACCGAGATGCTTGGGTTGCGCGACAAACACACGGCGCGAATAAAATCCGCGCTTAAGCAGATGATCATTACTTACGAGGACGTGGAGTATTTCATCAAAAGCGGAAAGACGAGCTTCAAAAGCCGCCGCATCGATATAAGCGAGTTTTTGAGCGCCAGGATAAATTTCATCTATCTGGTCGCAAAAAGCAAAAATATAAGCCTGCAATCGCGAATAGCGCCCGATGTGAGCGTTTTTATGGATGAAACCTCGCTTATGCGCCTCATCGACAACACCCTAAGCAACGCCATAAAATATTCGCGCCCCGGCGGCAAGGTCATCATCGCGCTGGAAAAGGGGGTGAACATAGCGGTCTTTAGCGTGCAGGACTTCGGCATCGGCATAAAGGATACGAGCGCGATCTGGGATAGATACTCGCGCGAAAACGCGGCTCTTGGCGGATTTGGCCTCGGGCTAAACATAATCGATAAAATTTGCAAGCGCTACGGAATTGCAAAAAGCGTCAGCTCGAAACTCGGCGAGGGCAGCACCTTTTGCTACAAAATCCCGCTGTTTAAGCAGAAGCTTTTGGACTAA